Genomic segment of Malus domestica chromosome 15, GDT2T_hap1:
tacttttcatatacttttatgcatggcatctcaattcacatttcaatatacttttcatttaattttgatttatggggaaacgtcaagtatatatatacggaaaacaaaactgcccactcacctggagttcgccctacaactccctagcacaatacgccaaggcgtcatgacgatcggcgcctaaaacaataatcaattccaacctcagaatttatagtgatagaatatataacttatataaaatacgtcactacgtagttcgatccggaagatccaccactcagattttaaatccataacttccagaggtccacaatatatctctaggataacctcctaaaatttcattaccatccaacggtcggatctccgtcaatttccaaaactaagtgacggttaacattttattttatgaacttacaattccaattccggaagatccgtaactcggattcccaatccgtaagttccaataatcctcaaatattacgtattacaacgtatcaaagtttggtaacgatccaacggtcggatcatcaattcacattttcacctaatgcgaaaactataaaacgttattcgaacacctaaccaacaatccttaataactttctcatacggtgctcaatttgggtatatgaatataccacagtgatctactcgacgtcaccgacgtcgacatatttttaaaataattgtttactgtagcacgcgcccccacgcgccaaggaaggcacgggtccacgcgcccccacgcgcaccttcttcttccttgggtcgccggactggtttttccggcggccgtttttcaaattgccataactttgtcatttctcaacgaaatcaagtgattcaaaaactaaaGTTTTAGCCCTTGAATATACAAAGAGAAttgtaccttgcacaacacctagttcgccgtggtttggccggaaactgcctcgaaagcctcggaggtcgccggaaactgggtatttttcaaatgagtataacttcttcaatactcaacgaaattgagtgaaacaaaaaggaaagttgtagtacttgacgagacaaagagattgatacctacctcgactcctaactcgccgggtattcgccggaaaaagcctcgaaagctccggccaaactttgaacttgtcgatctccgtgttcttacgtccaaaaacttccaacgaagcactccgagcttccttgggacctcactaagctcgctgtgatcttgttttagcctaaatcgtaaccatttaaaagatcatgaacagtgctcttcacgggaactttgaaactagggttttccgaagcaaaacttacctgaaatggataccatcGTGATCGTGAAGTCTTCAGGGTTCCAATGGTGGTCTTATATTCATCGTTGGTGGAAgtttaaggttgttttgtggttggtttgttcgaacggagaagaagagtgacagagagagtgagagagtcgtgagggaagagagagagagacagcatgcagaaaatagagagatgattgaggggtgtggggatcccacgtgttccttttccaatccccaactccaaaccacaaaattttaacctaaaaatctaagttccatccttaataaattccattttattttcaaaacttaggaacctagataattatcaacttgagcttcacatacttagtatttcttaagggcaaattcgtccattcacagccacgaatgtaatattttggaacgggctgtgacaatgcAGATTTGAAGGGAgggattaatgaaaaaaaatgtattaatgtttaaattcattgtaTATTAATATATCATAACAAATTGTATGTTAATGCTTCtggcaaaaaataaataaacattaatgttatactttcctttaaataaataaataaataacaatttTAACTTAATCTTGTCATTTTCTTACCAAATGGAAACTGAAAGAGAACTATGgagtaatttacataaaaacataggtaaattatttggaCATATGTGTTAGTAATAAAATATTCCcagtatatgtaataatacatgtaaaataatttatctacaaaataaaaaaaatgttatttgattcaatattaatttatctACATTTGATATAATAAAGTATAATTGCGCATATATATTACTCAAATGTGCccaatatatgtaataatgcaTGTAAAattatttacctacaaaataaaggtATGTaagttgattaaaaaaatatatatatctactaccttttttttatgaattttaatttaccttttttttttgtacaaatgtAATGTACCTACAATATATAATTCCTACTAAAACTAATATatatttgcacacacatatatatatatatatatatatatatatatatatatatattagtactAAAATGTGCCCGGTATATGTAACAatgctttaaaaaaattatctacaaaataaaggaatgtaatttgattgaaaatataatatatgtactactttttgtttataaatttcaatttttctttaaaaaaaaacatattgtacctacaatataatttacctattatttaattcttataaaaaattaatttacttatactttacatataaatatagataaaatatttttgacACGCATATATAATAACAAATCAAAATGGCTAATGTATGTAATAATCTgtgtaaaataatttacctacaaaataaaagaatgttaattgattcttgtttttttttatttatcaaacaatattatttgatgCAAAATAACTGATTATACAAAGGAtccttttttttatacaaaaaatatgcctataattgtttatgaatatgggtaaattaatatatatatatatatatatatatatgttaataatATTTATGAAACAAAAAAGGTAAAATTTTCATATGGGGTTAATTGCTAATCATAATTAGGGtgagtaataatatttattaacataattagggttttgtggcataatttgtaaatatgttGTAATAATTGGTTATATATTTATCTACATGGTAGtctatttgaaatttgggttttatttgaatgtttaatattaattgggtttttgtttgaaaaatagGAATTTCAAGGACCTTTCTCTAAAGAACCCATTATTAATtcattaatcaccaattaaacTTTGATGCCTTGTATTTAATCAACTAATGCATAATTAATACTAGGACcacaatttttttctcttttatggTTCGATTGCAGACTGAATATGGGAGCAAGATTAAGGCAGTAATGGTGTTCTTCTTCTCAACCACAACACCGTTTGGGATTGCACTAGGAATCGCTCTGTCGAATGTATACAGCGACCACAGTCCAACAGCTCTAATTGTTGTAGGGCTGCTAGATGCTGCATCTGCAGGGCTACTAAACTACATGGCACTGGTTGATCTCCTAGCAGCTGATTTCATGGGTCGTAAACTGCAGGCAAAtgtgaagctccaaacatggtCTTGCATTGCAGTTCTATTAGGTATAGGAGGGATGTCATTAATGGCCAAATGGGCATAAAAATTTAGCCGTAGCAGTTCAACAATAATGTCAGATGGATTAAGAAGCCAGATAGGATTGTGCTGCTTTTTGTAGTGACTGTTTGGAATGTAGAGTAGGGACAAACATTTTGAGATAactttattcaattttttttttttttactgtggCAACAAGTTTGAAACCTTGGTAtttctattaaaattataaattgaCGGTTAATCATTTTGATATTATTCATCCATGCAATCAATTAGTGTGAGGTTTTATGTGGAAAAGGTCTCGATCGAATTAGAGGTATTATCCAACATTGTCCAACCAATTTCTTTTTAGGTCTTCTTTCACAACATTAGTCTCTATCGTAACATGATAGCAATGAAGACAGTAAAGAAACCAAGAATTCATAATTTCAGTAAATGAACACTAACAAATCAAAGAACCAACCAAccacacaacaacaacaacaatcaagCGCATTTTCTCATTAGATGGGATCAGCTGAAAAGTACTAACCAAGccccaagaaaaataaaaaataaaacaaccaACAAAACACAATAGACGAAATTAACACATAAAAACATGAACAAGGAACGACTAACGAACAAGAACAATGAACAAACAGAAGTTGAAGCCTAACAAAATATGCAAGCAGAAgccaaatgaaaacaaaaacgaacccacaatgaaattaaaatttttttacgGAGTATTAGAGAAATCATACAAAAGGAGAAGTGGTAGAGATGAAGAGGCGACAAATAAATCGATACTAAACAAGAGAGGATTGAACTCAGAGAGATCAAACCCACTCTAATATCAGGTTAGCAAATCAAGGacgagaaaaagaagaataaattgCAAACTCTGAATCTTATTCTACAGACAAAATTAAAGGAGAACACTACAAAATCTCCAAGATGGCTTAATCTGAGGAAAACTACATGTTGTTGGAGTTAGTTCCTATAAAATTACAAGAGAAAACTACATGTTGTTGGACTTAGTTCCTATAAAATTACAAGAGTGTACATAAAGGCTAATAAAACAAATAGGAAATCAATCATAAACCCTAACAACAAACGGAAAAACAATCATAATCCgtattctattaaaaaaaagagaaattttatttaaactcatttaaCCTATTTCTACACCTAATTTACTCTttgcacccatttgatttttaactaaactattaatatctctttaaacccaaatttgatacctaatatacccccataaacccaattcaatatgtgaatttatttttacacccatttgatttttagaagCTAAATTTGATGTGTTTAGACCTAAGTTCTTTGCATGGTTTTCCACAACTCAAAAGCTAATAATTCAATTGTTACTTGCAgaatatgcatgcatgctaAAAAATCACTGCGAAAAGCGATGTGTATAGTTATGGGGTTGTTATTTTGGAGATCATAACTGGGAAAAGGCCAGTGAACCCATCATTCATAGACAACCCCAAGATCAGCACGCATGCCATATCATCCTTGTTGATGTCTCCATCCATTCTAGAGTCAACAGCTTCAAGGATCCTTCCTTTGCTATAAAGATCCCACAGCCAATACACTATGTTGTTGTTATAGTTGTTCTGTTCGTTTTGATTACCGGGCCTTCGTCCACAGACAACTTCTAGCATAAGAACACCAAATGCATAAACATCCGTCTCAACAGTAGCCCCTCCAGTAAGAAATGTCTCCGGAGCCATGTAGCCTAGCGTTCCTACTATCTCATCTTCTAAactctaaaaaattgaaatcaaatgaacaaaaaattcataaattgagtcataccttggttggaggattcaaaacttcaaaatcaccatccatcaattGAAAAACTTATTTTCTATGagagctattagggttttagccggaatgaacgtaggataaacaaagaatgattgtagggtttaattatagtgtttgggtttattgataaatttgagttttattattaatttcattttatacttaatagtaattatgcaatagggtaaaatagacaattaacatataaaattttaaattgggtgtaaaaagaggttgaatgagtttaaataaaattctaaTGTGTACTAGAATACCCTAACATGATTAGGGGTGCAACTTGGGTTGGGCCAACCCGAACCAGCCCATGTCCAACCCGACTTTAAACTCGAACAaggggtttttttttagttataacTCGTCCGAACCCAACCCCATTTCAACCCGTTCATTGATTGGGTTGATCATTTGCCCAACCCAATCCAACCCGATTAACCAAACCCGATTGGGTTAAGCTGTGGAACATGTTTCTCAATGATCTTTGCACCTTTGCACCTTCATGAAAATCTACTGATATGAAAATCTACCAAGGTATGACTCAATTCATAGAAAATAAGTTGTTCTTGTTGAGAgctgtcccacatcggtgagggacaaggtttgctatgtgcttatgatcttgggctactccccatattgccaattggttttatggtggaaccccaatttcatcatggtattagagcaaggttgtccacgtgtgaagcccaacggccacacgcgctccacatcacccagttgttgtccacgtgtaggcttgaaaatcagCCACACGTgcgggggcgtgttgagagctgtcccacatcggtgagggacaaggtttgctatgtgcttatgatcttgggctactccccatattgccaattggttttatggtggaaccccaatTTCATCAATTCTACATGATGTGATGTGAAAAGCAGAGTAAACTTAAGATGTGGATATATACATGCATGTACGGGTGATTTCAGAAAAATAGGATTTAAAATTCGAAGCTAATGCCCgattaaaacttgaaaaagttAGGCAATCCGAATCTAACCCAAGTAAACCTGAACCCAATCCCGAATTGTAAAAGTTGGGTTAGAATTAGGTTGACCTTCCAACCCGCCCAAGTTGCACCCCTAAACATGATAGATTCCTAACTTGCTAACTTTTCCATCAATAATCACTCAAGGCCATTGTCAAGTCAAGTCAACCAATTAGATTCTCAATATTGAGTGCGAAATGCAAGAGAGCGATTGGCCTAGCCCCGATTTTTCATCGTATGAAAAACAAGCTGACTTCCCCCCTCTATTCAGATAATGGCTCTTGGCAAAATATACCGACTCTTCATTTTCACACGATAAAATATAAGAGCCAGGCAAGTCGCTCTGAAAACGCACAGGCAAAGAAGATCAAAGTTTGTGTTTGTGGATTGGGACGCAAATCGGGTCTCACCATAAATTGGCCTTACGAAAATTTTCTTTGCGTGACCATATAAATACAAGAAAAGCAATATTCACGACCACATTTGATGGACTAATGAGCCGATTAAGAGTCAACGAAATCTGTCTTGTCATCATGATTCACGACTAAGCATGCATGAAGTTGAAAGTTGAGTATGATACAGGCTTAGCCAGCTATGATTACAAAACATGATGTTGATTCTTTTCATGTAAGTTCAAGCAACATCTATTTACAGGCTTGAAGTTCAAAGCTTAGCCTGTGTCACATTAAATCACGAGATTAAGATGTATAGGGTGGGGTTGGAGTTTTCATAATTTATAAACTGCTAATGGCTATCAGAGCTTTAGGTTTATCTTTTTTTCTACGATCCGTCAAGAACTTCAAATCtaatttaaaaatcaaattagtatgacaaaaaaaaaaaatgatgaaaactctaattagttaattaatattCAACTTAGATGGCGCGAGATCATATTCAATACCAACATTGATGGAGCACTGTCTCTGCACTCTTCTTGGAggattgtaaaaaaaaaaaatatttcgtgCTGTAAAGTGTAAACTgaccaacattttttttttattctaaaagTCATCTTAATCAAGCCCTTATGTCCAAAAAGTCCTTTAttcaatttatatataatgttatgaaacataatttttaatgtattgcAATTTTTAAATGTGGACATATCACGTCAATACTGTTGATATTATTAACTTACAAGTATCATTTTTGTACGTGATTGTGAATTGAATAGttaatgaatttgaattacataaaagaataaagaatgaTTAATACATGATCCATATGTAGTCGATATTTTGTTTGCAACTGTAGTTAACTACAACGTAAAATGATGGATGAAACATGTGTGCTGGTGCCATCATTGATCTTAACTCATAACAAAACCAACCATGTATAACTTTTTTTCCACCAAACAAGATGCAAGATAATTCTATATACTAAAGTCTTAGCCAATACAAATTAAGATTATTGTCTTTCAATAAAGTAAAACATACGACACAAGGACATATATAGAAACCTTGTTGCAAAACACACATCCCCTTAACCAACATAGATATTATGACATAATAGCAACTATGTATAACTTTTTCTCCACCAAACAAGATGCAAGATACTTCCATATACTAAAGTCTTAGGCAATACAAATTAAGATTATTGTctttcaataaaataaaacatacgACACAAAGACATATATAGAAACCTTGTTTCAAAACACACATCCCCTTAACCAACATAGATCTTATGACATAATATCAACTCCAGCATATAATTCGAGTGCATCCTCACGAACATTGGACGTGAAGTATGTAAAGTATTCGGCAAAGTTGAATGGCTTGTACAACAAAGGATGCTCCTTGTCTATAAATTCCTGTGGCACTTCAATCACCACCTCCTCTTTTGGCACAGAAAATAGGGAATAAGAGTACCTCTCTTTGTCCCCACTCATCATAACCCTGTGCATCACTGCATGAAGCCTCCCATTGCTCCAGGCCTTAAGTGCATCACCAACAAAGACCACAACAGCTCCCTCTGGGACCATCACTTCAACCCATTTGCCTTGTTTGGTCAGAATCTCTAGGCCTTGCACATCGTTTTGGCACAGAATGgttagggtatttttgtcagTATGAGGCACAAGGCCCAGGGCAGCTGATGGGGACGCCGACGGTGATGCTGTTGATGAGCCAACATTAATATTGATGTTGCTTGGagttggaggaggaggaggaggagcttTGTACTTCATGAAACGAAAAGCACTGGTGGTGTTTTGGACATGAGTGTCATAGTGGTTCCCCAAACCAAAGCTCTCTAAGATCATCCAAAGGATGGTGATATTCAAGTCCATCATCTTGGAGCACATGGATTTCATTGCCTCACTACATCATTACaacacaaaatacatatatatatatagtcatTGATAAAACAACATATATCATCTTCTCATTCAGCGAATTTATTAGTGCAAAGGCGACCTAAGAAATTATAATCAAGAGGCGTAGTAGTCAACTGAAATATCAGATACCCATTACTTACTATCATCAACATACGACAAATGTAGCATGAATTCGAACATGAGTGTAGAGAGGAAATAAACAACTTTAGCCAATTTGGTTAAATCCACTTTTCAAAAGATTTAATTTTTACTCTCACTCAAATTCGCTTAACTTTCATAATTTGAATTGTTTCATAGTTAGAAGAGAAATGCTAGGGACTCTCTTAAAAGTAGAACTTTCTATAAAAATTTTACTACGTTATAATTTAATATCAATTTCCGTGCAACATTAtacaaaatttgcaaaaaaatataaaacaatgaAGAGTCTATAAATAATCTCAGAgtataaatttacatattgcaAAAACCGTGATCTTGTTTTTAAAAAAACTGATGATCTTTCCCTCTTTCCCTGTGCTGGAGTTCTACAAGGACATGTGGCACCATGATAGCCAGGACGATATAACAATCATATAAAGCTGACACTCCTTTAATTCAATCTGTTTTGAAGGGATAAGCCTTATTAAATGAGACATTGGCTGGTAGCGAGGTTGTTGGGTAGCAGCCATTGTCATGTCAAATTTTGGAGTTTTATGTCGTCAAATTTAAACTGACATTGCTTCGTTTGAATATGAGATAACTTGTTAAGGAAAGATTCTCAATCATATGTACCAGTAAACCCCTAAGCTAGCACAACTATTTTCTAATTTATCCAAGACAGGTAGTGATTATTCTTCTTTTTAGTTGCAATAGTTTAacttataattaattaattatctcctAACTATTCAAATCTTTCAAGCTATGCATGCACGATCTATGACCTTCATCAGATTCAACTCTTGGGAATCGAAAGTATCTATAACATGAGAGAAAGTTTAGAGATGATAGAAAATGGGACTAAAACTTATTTTCGATCTTAAGTTTGTCATTTTGTTCTCTTCCGACGAGTgctttaaaatcaatagaacgCTGATTTTTAAGTGCAAAACGCAAATTGAGAGTGAGATTAGCAGATGTCCtggaaaacaaaatgaaaactcGACCTTGtgggtttaaatttttttttagggtGCATATATATCTTGATGAGAGTTATGCATGCATATGCACACAGAAAAAGTCTAATATTGCAAGCTGTGATCAAAGTTAAAgcaacatgtttatatataattTCAAAGTTTAACTAGAAAGACAAGAAAATCTCACCAAAATGCAGGGTTTCCTTGAGGCCACATGAGGTTGGTGAAGGCCTGAGCTGCGTCGAGGCGGCAAGCGTCATCGATGCCGAAGCTTTCGTTCAAGGGAATGACCGGGCTCTTGCCTTCGTAGCTCTGATAAGGCTTGGGACTCGTGTGCTTCTGCTTGGTCTCTTCAGGCAGATCAAACAAAGCTTTCATGGCCGTCACCATTTCTTCACGCAACTTCATGGGGATCTCATCCCTCACTAGCAAAAGAAAGCAACCATAATCCTCACATGCCTCTCTCACTTTGTTACTCATAGCTTTCCACTCCTCGCTCCCTTGCTTAAACACTAGACCCTCTGAAAAATCAAGAATTGGGAGTACTTGATCATCCATCTCCATCTCtctcacacactctctctctctctctctctgtctcccaCTCTCCGACTCCTCTCATAGTTTTTTAAGAGAAAGGCATCACTCAATTTATAGGAAGCTGGTTCCATGTAATGTAACTCTCCATCCCCCCACCAAAAAAGTCCAAAAATTAAATGTGTCTCCTCTTTTAGCTGGTTATTTGCGCAGCATTCCACTTTCTATCTTATTTTTTCTTTGGCTTGGATATAGATCTTATGTCACAGTGGCATGTCATCACTTTTGTTGTACACGCATTTTAGTAGGAAGAGTAACGTTTGAgggataataaaaaataaaaataaaaaggtccCCGCGGCTAAAGTATAGCAAAGAGACAAAAACCCTAGCCGCCGACTCTTGCCTTTGGTGTTGAGGTCGGTGGCAATCCTTcttgatcttttttttcttcttctttgtttcttaTTGTAGTCCTCTCTTGCACGATCGAGGAGATCCTTCATTTCATGGTTGTGGTCTCTCTCTCGCTTTGTCGAGGAGAGACTTTGTGAGGTCAAGTTTGATCAATCTCGGATTCTAGAGGGGTGATTGTTGTTCAAATATGAGGTGGTGGTGCTTGTGGTTTGTGCGCTCGGTAACTAACCATGAGAAGGAAACTCGATGTTTGTTGGAGGGGACTCATAGTAGGGCTTCTTTGCCAACGATTGCAAAATCATTAGAGGTTGATGCAGACTTTTCTTTGTGGAGCCTTTACGATAGTTCTCAGGCTTGCAATGTTTTAGTCCTcatgattagggtttagggtttaggactAAGGGTTCTCCATGATTGAAGAATCGTATTATattttagggtaaaagactgtttactaccctcatgtttcatggttttcaacatttagtacatcaagtttttttcgtctctgagttatacctaaagtgtaaattttgggacagtctcatacatccgttagtcaaattaTTAAGTCTCCCATTAACTATGACGTGgcacccatgtggacaatgactggacaccacgtggaaattaaaaaaattataaaataaaaaaattatatatatatatatatatatatatatattaaaaataaaataaataaaataaaataaccctTCATCTTCcctagattcggaggaagaagaagaagaagaagaaggaagaaaggaaggaagaaggagaagaaaaaaaaaaccgaatctgcaacccagattcagaggaagaagaagaaaaagaagaaga
This window contains:
- the LOC103456162 gene encoding probable 2-oxoglutarate-dependent dioxygenase AOP1, with the protein product MEMDDQVLPILDFSEGLVFKQGSEEWKAMSNKVREACEDYGCFLLLVRDEIPMKLREEMVTAMKALFDLPEETKQKHTSPKPYQSYEGKSPVIPLNESFGIDDACRLDAAQAFTNLMWPQGNPAFCEAMKSMCSKMMDLNITILWMILESFGLGNHYDTHVQNTTSAFRFMKYKAPPPPPPTPSNININVGSSTASPSASPSAALGLVPHTDKNTLTILCQNDVQGLEILTKQGKWVEVMVPEGAVVVFVGDALKAWSNGRLHAVMHRVMMSGDKERYSYSLFSVPKEEVVIEVPQEFIDKEHPLLYKPFNFAEYFTYFTSNVREDALELYAGVDIMS